Genomic DNA from Niallia circulans:
AATATTGGTAGATTCTTTGCGCTACGATATGACGTGGTGCCAAGTCTTTATATGGATGAATATTTGCCATAATTGGAACTCCGCTGTCTGTAACTAGAACTGCTCCTTCGCCTCTGACTGCCTCTGAAATTAGTCCTACTGTTTTTCCGTCAACATACAGCAATGTTGGATGAAATTGAACAAATTCCATGTTGATGATATTAGCTCCTGCCAAATAAGCAAGTGCGATGCCATCACCAGTGATTGTAGCTGCGTTGGAAGTATATTCATAGATTTGCCCGCATCCTCCTGTGGCGATAATTATATGATTGGCGATAATTCGTTTTTTTGTACCGTCTGCCATTATAGCTTTTGCGCCAATGCAGCTGCCTTTGTCTGAAAGGATGAGTTCATACACAAACACGCCTTCTTTGATTGTCACATGAGCAGGCATTGTGGCCACAAGGAACTCTATCACTTTTTTTCCTGTTTCATCACCGCCACTATGTACAATACGATTCTCTGAATGTGCTCCTTCCATACCAAGACTCCAGTTACCGTTTTTCTCTTGATCAAATGCACATCCTGCTGCTGCCAAATCATGTAAGAGGACAGGAGCCATTTTAGTGACGGTTTTAACAGCACAAATATCGTTATGAAATCGGCCTGCTTCTATTGTGTCAAGGGCATGCTGTTCATAGCTGTCTTTAGCGCTGATGCTTGCTGCAATGCCACCTTGAGCCAAATAAGAATTACTGGTTACAAGACTCATCTTTGTGAGAATCATCACATTTAAATGAGAAGCAAGCTGTCGTGCCAGCTGTAAACTGGCGATACCACTGCCGATTATCAATACATCTGTTTTCATTATTCACCCTCCTGATTTTACAGGTGTCTTGACACTTATATTTACATAGTTTTAAACTAATGACAAGTGTTTTTTTAGATTCCAAGTGATTTGGTGTAGAAAGGGTGAGTAAATGATTTATTTAGATTATGCAGCGTCATGTCCTCTTGATTCTGATGCTGGCAAGATGTACTTGGAGGTTTCAGCGGACTATTACGGGAACAGCAGCAGTCTTCACGATATCGGAGGAAAGGCAAAAGATTTACTGGAAAGCTGTCGCGGGGAAATGGCACGATTGCTTGGGGTGGAAAAAAGCGGCGTATACTTTACAAGTGGCGGAACGGAAAGTAATTTTCTTGCCATAACAGCACTCCTCTCTGCCAATAAAAGTTCTGACAAACATATTATAACTACAGCAAGTGAGCATTCATCCATTCATGGAACAATAAAAAGATTAGAAAGGGACGGGTATTCGGTAACCTATTTGCCGCTTGGTGCTAACGGAATGATTGATATCAATGTGCTTGAAACATGTATAAAACCGGAAACGGTGCTGGTATCCATACAACATGTTAATGCTGAGATCGGCGCCATTCAGCATATTGAAAAAATTGGCACAATGTTAAAAGAAAAAGGTATTTATTTTCATAGTGATATGGTGCAAAGCTTTGGAAAGCTTGATATTGCTGCCATTTCTGCCAAGGTAGATTCCCTCTCTATATCAAGCCATAAATTCTACGGTCCTAAGGGAGTTGGGTTAACTTATATTTCTCCTACAATTCCATGGACCGGCTTTCTTCCTGGCACAACACATGAAAATGGCTTCAGGGCGGGAACGGTGAATATTGCCGGTATCGCCGCAATGTGTGTAGCTGCCCAAAAAGCAGTGCAAAGATTGGCAATTGATCAAGCTCATTATCTATCATTACGAGAAATCGTCATCGAATCGGCCTGGTCTACCGATAACTTAATCGTTTTTCAATGCGGCAACCAGCTCCCAGCCGTTGTTGGCATGCGGATTCGCGGGATTGAAGGACAGTGGACGATGCTTGAATGTAATCGCAAAGGCTTTGCAATTTCAACTGGAAGTGCTTGTCAAACAGGACAGCAGGCTCCTTCGAAAACGATGAAGGCTTTAGGATTATCTGACGAGGAAGCGAAGGAATTTGTGCGTGTTTCTTTTGGAAGAGCAACAACTATAGCTAATGTGAAAGCCTTTATGGAAACAGTCGTCTCCCTTGCAAATGAACGTAATGCCTTAAAGAAGTAAAAATGGAGGGTCGCATGTATAATGCGTACCCCTCCTATTTTTCCAATGCTTGCCAATATACCTTCCAGCAAGCCTCCAGCTTTTCTTCGGCTTTTTTTTCGGTATGATCGTATACGAGTTCCACCATAATACTCATTAAAATACCCGTGTAGGCAATCGTAAGCGTTTTTTCATCTAAGCCTGTAATCACGTCTTCAGCAAGCCATTTTATAAAGGCTTGTTCAAGCATGTTCTCCTGAAGTACCTCGACCTCAACGACCTCTTCGACAATCGCATCATATAAATGACTCGGTGGAAAGAAGCTCATTCTTAGCCAGAATTTCAAGCTCTGGTTTTCTTCGAACAGTCTTTTCACTGCCACTAAGTATTCATATAAAAAAGTCTCTGGTCCAAGATTTGCAGATTCGCTAAAATAGGCCTTTTTCGTTTGGATCTCAACTGCCTTTGCTTCTCTTAGCACCTCTAAAAACAAGGCATCCTTGCTGCTGAAATGGGAATAAATAGAGGATTTTTTTATGCCGACCTCCTCTGCAATCATCGCAAGTGATGCCCCTTCATAGCCTGATTGCGTAAAATGCTTGATGGCCGCTTTTTTTAAATCTTCTTTTGTCATCTTTACTCATTTCCTCCTTTATCCGATAAGCTTTAAGCCAATTGCAGCAGCTAATATAAGTCCAATAAAAAAGAGCCTTTTTGCATCCTTCGGTTCGCCATATATAAACATTCCAAGTAAAGCGGACCCAACCGTTCCGATTCCCGTCCATACACCATAGGCTGTGCCCATCGGAATGGTATTCATGGCATATGACAGCAGGGAAAAGCTGCAGGCAAACCCGATAATTAACAAAAGAATAGCATCCCATTTTTTCATGGCTGCCCGCTTCATGTTAACAACCCCGAACACTTCAAATAACCCTGCACCAACTAACGCTAACCATGCCATTATGAGCCCTCCTCTGCTGAACTGCTTTCATCTGTGACGACTTTCAAGCCGATAACTCCTACAAGCAATACGATAACAAGTAACAGCTTTAAAAGCTGGAATGGTTCTCCGAAAAACAGCATTTCTGCTATAACTGTTCCAATTGTACCAAGTCCTGTAAATACTGCGTAGACTGTTCCAACTGGCAAAACCTTTGTTGCATATATTAGCACAGCGAAGCTGATTATAATAGCAATAGCTGTACCAGCCCACTCTAGGGCAGTATCAGCATGCTTTAAGCCTGACACCCAAGCAACCTCCATTAAGCCTGCGGCAAGAACCATCATCCAATGTCGATTCATTGCTGTTCCTCCTTCGAATTAACTACCGACCGTTCGTTAGTTATTATTTCATGAAAAATATATTAAGTCAACTACCATCCCTTTTCTAAAATTATTATAAAGAAAAAAAGCAGCGGTTTTCAAACATATATGTTTGAAAGCCACTGCTTTATAATATTTAATAGGTTGGCCATCCACTCGAATCCCAATACAAATCATTAATGAGCATTGTCGGCATTCCATTGTTCAATGCATCATACGAATGGCGAACGATTAGATTATTGTTCAAAATATCTGAATGACCTGGGCCTTTCCAGCGATCATTGCCTGTATCGAATATCGTGCCGCCGCCATTAAGCATATTGACACCATTCTTATCTAAATAAGGTCCAGTAATAGACGTAGACCTGCCAACAGCCATTTTGTATGTGCTGTTAACACCTTGACAGCAGCTGTCAAAGGACACAAATAAATAGTAGTAGCCATTGCGATAAACTATGTTAGGCGCTTCAACTGCTCCATTATTATTCGGCCTTGCAGCAATGGAGTACAAGCTGCCTGTCGGCTTCATTGTTGTCTTATCAAGACGCGTCAGCTTAATACCGCTCCAAAATGACCCAAAGGACAGCCATGGATTGCCGTCCTTGTCAATGACAAGGTCACCGTCAATCGCATTATAGTTATTGGAAGATACAGAGCGTGTGACAAGCCCATCATCTCGCCATTGTCCGGAAGTAATACTAGAGGTTGATAGAAGTCCGATCAAAGATGTATTGGAGCCGAAGGATGAAACAGAGTAGTAGAGCCAGTACCTGCCATTATAGTAGCTTATGTCTGGTGCCCATTGGTTTTTTTCATAATTAGGCACATAGTTGGCCCACCATGAGGGAGCAGTCGGAAAAATCGTTGGTGCTTGATACCAGTTTGTTCCATTATCACTTCTCAGTACCCTTATCCCATTTGGGCTTCCCGTTCCAAATGTGTACCATGTGTTGCCTTCTTTAATAATGGAAGGATCATGGATTTGCAAGTCCCCTGTCAAACTCCAAAAGCTGGCAGATGCTGAACTGCTGATAGACAAACAGGCCACAAGAGCAAGTAAAGCTATTTTCAGCTTAAAGCCCTTTCCTTTTCTTTTCATCGTTATCCCCTCATTTCTTAATTTTAAAAGGCTGAAAAAACGATAATGAAACCTCCCTTCTGAGAAAGTATTTCTAACAATTATATATTCTTCTTCATTCAATGAAAACCCTTTCATAAATACACTTAAAATGAATAGGAATGATAACTTTTTTCAAAAAAGATACTGCTCCGTAACAAGGTTATCTATCTTTTATAGCTCACACTTTATCCTGCATAATTAAAAACAATTCCTCCCTGCATACATCCTCTTGCAACGAACAAGCTATTCCTATAACACACTTATGGAGGACATTATTATGCTTATTAAAATAAATCAACATATCGAAAATATCCAGAAGCACAGCACAGCCTTTCATGGGATAGACGACCTGGAACCGCTCATTAAGGAAGCTGCTAAGGCTAAATATGTCTTGCTTGGTGAAGCGACACACGGGACAGCAGAATTTTATTCCTTACGTGCTGAAATCACCAAAAAGCTGATTCAGGAACACGGCTTTTCGTTTGTTGCTGTTGAAGGCGATTGGCCTTCTTGCTATGAGGTGAATAATTATGTGCAAAATAAGTCACCAGCTGCAAATGCCAAAGAAGTGCTAGCTCATTTTAATCGCTGGCCGACATGGATGTGGGCTAATCAAGAAATCATCCCGTTGCTTGAGTGGCTGAAAAGCTTTAATGAGCATAAAGAAGCTGGCAAAAAAGCTGGTTTTTATGGCTTGGATGTGTACAGTCTTTGGGAATCGATGGAAGCAATTGTTCATTACTTGCAAGAAACGAAGTCTCCTCATGTGGAAAAAGCATTAAAGGCGATGGAATGCTTTGAGCCGTATAATAGAAAAGCCCAAACATACGGGATGTCAGCGGCATTGCTTGGCGAAAGCTGTCGGGCAGAAATTCTGGAGCTGCTGCAGTCCATTCAGCAGGCTAACAACAAGAGCGGTGAATCTAACGCAGAAGAGCAGCTTAGTCTGGAGATTAATGCCTTAGTATCGAAAAATGCGGAGAATTATTATAAAACAATGATTACAGATGATCAGGAATCATGGAATATTCGAGATCATCATATGGTCGAAGTATTATCCCATATCAGCAGTTTCTATGGCAGTCAAGTAAAAGGGATAATATGGGAGCATAACACTCATATTGGTGATGCTAGAGCAACAACAATGGAGCAGGAAGGCTTAGTGAATGTTGGCCAAATCACTCGCGAAAAATATGGGATGGACAATATCTTTTCTGTTGGTTTTGGCACATATAGTGGTACGGTGATTGCCGGAGACAAATGGGGAGCACCTTATGAAAAAATGACACTACCGAAAGCTAAGCGTGGCAGCTGGGAGGAGATGCTTCATCGGGCAGGGTCCCACGATAAATATTTGATTTTTACTAAGGAGAACAAAACACTGTTCGAAGAGCGGGTCGGCCATCGAGCTGTTGGAGTTGTATATCATCCTGAATATGAACAATATGGAAACTATGTTCCGTCTAGCATGTCTGAAAGATATGATAGCTTTATTTATGTGGACAAATCTACTGCTCTTTCGCCACTGCCTGTTGAAATAAAAAGGGAATAACTTGTTTTCACCATTAAAAAGGGAGTAGACATATGCTACTCCCTTTTAAAACGCTGATTATTTTCTTCTTATAAATGTTAACACGATTGCAATTACAGAAATAATGATCGCTGCAATCGATAAAACGTTGCTTGTTGAAGAGCCTGCATTGTCTTCATCGCTGTCAGCTGACTCATCTGTGTCAGCATCATGGTCAGATGTATGGCCATGGCTGTCTGTTGCTGCTGTTGCCTTAGTGATCTCTGTTACAGAATGTGGAAGATCCGCATCGGCATCACCAGTCCACTCGACAATGCTTCCATCTGTGTAATATTGGAATGCATCCCAAATTACTTCACCTGCATCTGCAGGATTTTGAGCAGTAAAGCTGAAAAGACGGTATTCACCTGGTTTGATTGCCGCATCATCATTTTCTGCTTCCCATGTTACAGTTGTTACTTTATCATCACTATTCTTTTCAGTAGTTACCTTCCAGCCATCAACAGGCTGATACATTTTAAAGTCTACATTGTCTGCAATCTTAATGGATACTTTATTTGTGTTAACTTCCTTTTCAACAGGGATTTTAACCGTATATGTTTCCCATGCCTCTGTTGTGGATGTTGACGGGTTAACAGTTACGTGAGCGCTCGCTGGAAGAGCAATCAAAAATACTGCTGCAAATGTAACTAAAAATGCTGTAATTCTTTTCTTCATATGTATCATGCTTTTAACTCCTTTTTGTTCTTTTTTTCACATATGTTTATAACACTATGTAAATAGGAATAACCTTCTTTATCATAACAGATGTGTTAAGCGCTTTACATTTAAATTTGTGGCAAATTTGTGAACATGTAATAATAGCCAGTTTTGCCGTTTTTTCTTTTTTTAAAACATACGGTGGATAATGCATCACCGTTACATTTTCTATAAGTCACATAATAGACACAACTTAAGCTTTTGATACATTGTACGAAAAAAAAAACGAAGCTTGTAGTTACTTCCTCCATACTGTAACAGGTTATTCAAATTTAACCGGCACAAAAATTACTTCTACTTGGCTATGAGAATGAAGCGACCAATTCCATTATTCTTGACCTGTCCTTCCACAGCTGCCTATACTTAACCCCATTCCCCCTCATATTGTAACGATAAAAGGAGGGGAATTTTATGTTTCATAGTAAAAGACTACATGGAGGTGCTCCAGTTATTACTGCCCCCACTGTGGGAGGAGTGCATGTCGCACCTGTTGTCGGTCATGGAGCTGCAACATTAACTGGATTTGTTGCTCCATCTGTAGGCTTTAGTGCAGGAAACCCAACTATCATCTATCCATATAAGCAGTTTCCAGCCTACATGAACCCAAATCAATACCCAAATCAATATTATCATAATTATCCTTACAATCCTTATTATCCACCTTATTATTAATTTGCTGTCAAACTAAAAAAAGCATTTCGCAAATTGCGAAATGCTTTTTTAATTAAACGATAGATGTTGGTTCTTGCTGCTTTGTCTTTTTCCAACCAAGCATCATTAATACAAGACCACCAACGGAAACGACAAGACCTGCAATGCTAAGTGCTAATTCTAACACACTCTTATTTTCCGCACCTGCACCTGGACCATTCATACCATTCATTGCTGGCATATTACCTTGTGCCTGACTTGGATCAAATCCAGATTCAGCAGTTGTTGAAGAATTGTCTGTGCTCTCCGTGCTTTGCATCGTATCACTCGTTGAACTTGTTGAACTATCCGATGATCCATTCATCTCCATGCTTGGCGCTTGTCCACTCATCTGCCCCATATCTGGTGCAGAGCCAGCGCTAAAGTAAGATGTGACTCCTAAGATTGATTGTGCTAGTAATAAAAGCATTGCTGCAATAATTGCGATAGATTGGAATTTTTTCATTTTATCTCTCTCCTAATTCGTAATGTAGGTTCATTATGAATTAGGAAGCTTAAGTTTTTCTTAACTTTTATTAATGGTTTTATTTTCTTTGTAGCTGCCATTGAATTCCACGAATAAAATCTATAATATCTTCCTGCCAATAAAATTGGCACTCACACTTTCCTGCCCAATTTCTCTGGCCCAAATGGACAGCTGACCAATATGATGGATTTCGTGAACGATGCAGTGATTGATAATTTCCGCTCTTGAGCAGGCTTCATCTCGCCATGGAACTTTGATTTTTTCTGACGGATTTTTGGCAAGTACTACGTTCAGCAACGCTCGAACCTTAGCTGTCACCTTGTTGGATAAGGTCCTTACCTTTTCAAGGCTATTGTACTCAAGTATTGTATATTCTACTGTTTCCTTTCCTTCAAGGGCGAGCAACCAGCTGTACTCTACATCGATAATATGCACGAGTGTTGCTAGTATCCCCTGCACGCCTCCTGTTCGCTTGGCAAACAGCTCCTGCTCAGGAATGGACTCACACCATTTCAGCCACTCATCTCTTACTTGCCAGTTATATTCAAATAACGATTGCATCAAAATCTCCCTTCAAGTATTTATGGTCTATCAACAGGTATCCAAATTTCAGAATAGAAATCCGCGCTGTGTGGATCTCCTTCTCCGTACACTTCTAACTGCGGGGAAGCAACTTGCACATAGCCGCTTGTCGGGAACCATTCTCCATAAATTTTTTTCCATGTTTGCTGCATGCTGTCAGGCATTGCTCCATGCACTTCAAATATCGCCCATTTTGATTCCGGTATTGTGATGATATCAAAGCCTGGCGCAGCTTTTTTTGTGGAGGCTGCTGCAATCCAATAATCCATATCCTTGTTTTCGCTGGTTGTTTCTGTGCATATACCGAGAATCCCTTTAATTTGGCCGTTATTCCATTCTGCTAATGTTTCTGTTGAACCATCACCATTTGCCTCATTCCAAAAAAGCGGTATTTCTTGAAAGTTCTCTTCTTCCTTATAAGAAAAGGACCTCTTCTTGCCTATTGCTTGAAAACCTTCCATTTCGACAATTTTCACATTCATTGGTTCTGCTCCCTTCAAGAGAATTTGGATTGTAAAAGGATTATAGATAGTCAGCTTTCCCTTTCCATTGCGGATGTCACTCGGTGTTGTCCCATGCTGTTTTCGGAAAGCTTTTGTAAATGCTTCTGGTGATTCATAGCCGTATTTGAAGGCAGCATCCATTACCCGCAGCTCTTTATTCATCAATTCCTGCCCTGCACAAGACAAACGTCTCCTCCGTATATATTCACCAAGTGTTGTGTCAGTCAAAACAGAGAACGTTCGTTGAAAATGGAAAGAGGAAAGACAAGCCTGCTTGGCAATTATTGAAGTCTCCAATTTCTCGTCTAGATGTTCTTCTATATATTGAAGTGCCTTTTGCAAACCTTCAAGCCACGTCACTCCTATCACATCCTTCCTAACAGTATAGCTGCAATCATATTTGTTCGCCTGTCATTTCTTGCTCGATTAAAACCAGATGTGTTCAACAAAGCTTTCTTGATTGTCTCCCCTATTTCCTTCTTCATCATGTTAATATTTTAGAGAAAATAAAAACAGTCCCCATAATTTGGACTGTTGTGATGAAACTTTATCCCCTATGCGCTGCCTCCGTCTCCTCCACATCCGCTGTCTGAGCTGAATGATGAACCACAATCATGATTTGAGTGGTGGCTGTGACCGCCATCATGATATCCATTTCCAGGTAAATCCCATGGTGTGTAGCTCGCATGTGTTGATTTGGAAATTTTAGATGCTTTTGTTCCCTTTGAGAAAAGCGATGCGATAAACAGAATCCCAACTAATATAATGACAATATACATATACCTCAGCCTCCTTTATACTATTTACGACTTATCATTCATTTTGGTTTCATTTTTTTACAGAAATTTCACCATAAATGTAAAAAGCTGCCGGTATATATCGGCAGCTTTCGTTGTTATTCATTATTGGTTACTTTTGCTTTTACTTTTTTTTGCTTCTGGATGAAAAAAATTACGACTGTCACTGCAAGGATAATTAGGACAATAAGAATTGGGTTTATATCGGTAGACAGAAAACCATATGGTATTAAGGATAATACAAAAAAGTACAAAAAGTTGCCTGCAGCTGTTCCTGCCACAAATCCTTTTAAGGAGATGGTTGTTACTGCAGCCAATATATTTAGTATGCTTGTAGGGAAAAATGGTAAAACCCTCGCATAAAACACATACTGTCCACCTTTATTTTCAATTTTCCGCAGCGCCTCACCATGTGCTTTCTTTTGGACGAAATCCTGTAACCAATAACGGACGGCTACAAATACAATGATTGCCGCGACAATACTGGAGATCCAGCTCCACATAAACCCATAAAAAAAGCCGAAGGCATAATAATTTATTGTTATCACAAGAATTAACGGAATTACTGTAAAGCTATTTTGTATAACCATTATAATTAAGCTCAGGATAAGTGCATAAATTTCGTTATTCCGATAATAAGCTGTGAATTCCTTCAATTCTCCATTTCTTATTGCATGAAATATTTCTAGCTCGTATAACAAGAAACTGACCAAAACAACTGTTCCAACAAAAGAAAGTAATTTCCATATTTTTTTTATAGCGATCACCTTTTTTCCTATATATATGGCAGGCTTTTTTTACGAGGAACCATTCATAAGCCTATTTAATTTTTATCCTCTATTCACAACTGCTTTCCTTTATACCTGCTAAACATGTAAAAATAAACATAGCTTTTCCACGGTTTATTTAGGTTTTAGTCGATTTCCATTACATTTTGATTAAATTTGTCAAATATGCAAGAAATG
This window encodes:
- a CDS encoding DMT family transporter — its product is MAWLALVGAGLFEVFGVVNMKRAAMKKWDAILLLIIGFACSFSLLSYAMNTIPMGTAYGVWTGIGTVGSALLGMFIYGEPKDAKRLFFIGLILAAAIGLKLIG
- a CDS encoding AraC family transcriptional regulator, producing MTWLEGLQKALQYIEEHLDEKLETSIIAKQACLSSFHFQRTFSVLTDTTLGEYIRRRRLSCAGQELMNKELRVMDAAFKYGYESPEAFTKAFRKQHGTTPSDIRNGKGKLTIYNPFTIQILLKGAEPMNVKIVEMEGFQAIGKKRSFSYKEEENFQEIPLFWNEANGDGSTETLAEWNNGQIKGILGICTETTSENKDMDYWIAAASTKKAAPGFDIITIPESKWAIFEVHGAMPDSMQQTWKKIYGEWFPTSGYVQVASPQLEVYGEGDPHSADFYSEIWIPVDRP
- a CDS encoding DinB family protein, whose amino-acid sequence is MQSLFEYNWQVRDEWLKWCESIPEQELFAKRTGGVQGILATLVHIIDVEYSWLLALEGKETVEYTILEYNSLEKVRTLSNKVTAKVRALLNVVLAKNPSEKIKVPWRDEACSRAEIINHCIVHEIHHIGQLSIWAREIGQESVSANFIGRKIL
- a CDS encoding TetR/AcrR family transcriptional regulator, encoding MTKEDLKKAAIKHFTQSGYEGASLAMIAEEVGIKKSSIYSHFSSKDALFLEVLREAKAVEIQTKKAYFSESANLGPETFLYEYLVAVKRLFEENQSLKFWLRMSFFPPSHLYDAIVEEVVEVEVLQENMLEQAFIKWLAEDVITGLDEKTLTIAYTGILMSIMVELVYDHTEKKAEEKLEACWKVYWQALEK
- a CDS encoding DMT family transporter, which codes for MNRHWMMVLAAGLMEVAWVSGLKHADTALEWAGTAIAIIISFAVLIYATKVLPVGTVYAVFTGLGTIGTVIAEMLFFGEPFQLLKLLLVIVLLVGVIGLKVVTDESSSAEEGS
- a CDS encoding glycoside hydrolase family 43 protein; protein product: MKRKGKGFKLKIALLALVACLSISSSASASFWSLTGDLQIHDPSIIKEGNTWYTFGTGSPNGIRVLRSDNGTNWYQAPTIFPTAPSWWANYVPNYEKNQWAPDISYYNGRYWLYYSVSSFGSNTSLIGLLSTSSITSGQWRDDGLVTRSVSSNNYNAIDGDLVIDKDGNPWLSFGSFWSGIKLTRLDKTTMKPTGSLYSIAARPNNNGAVEAPNIVYRNGYYYLFVSFDSCCQGVNSTYKMAVGRSTSITGPYLDKNGVNMLNGGGTIFDTGNDRWKGPGHSDILNNNLIVRHSYDALNNGMPTMLINDLYWDSSGWPTY
- a CDS encoding IscS subfamily cysteine desulfurase, whose product is MIYLDYAASCPLDSDAGKMYLEVSADYYGNSSSLHDIGGKAKDLLESCRGEMARLLGVEKSGVYFTSGGTESNFLAITALLSANKSSDKHIITTASEHSSIHGTIKRLERDGYSVTYLPLGANGMIDINVLETCIKPETVLVSIQHVNAEIGAIQHIEKIGTMLKEKGIYFHSDMVQSFGKLDIAAISAKVDSLSISSHKFYGPKGVGLTYISPTIPWTGFLPGTTHENGFRAGTVNIAGIAAMCVAAQKAVQRLAIDQAHYLSLREIVIESAWSTDNLIVFQCGNQLPAVVGMRIRGIEGQWTMLECNRKGFAISTGSACQTGQQAPSKTMKALGLSDEEAKEFVRVSFGRATTIANVKAFMETVVSLANERNALKK
- a CDS encoding YcnI family protein; this translates as MKKRITAFLVTFAAVFLIALPASAHVTVNPSTSTTEAWETYTVKIPVEKEVNTNKVSIKIADNVDFKMYQPVDGWKVTTEKNSDDKVTTVTWEAENDDAAIKPGEYRLFSFTAQNPADAGEVIWDAFQYYTDGSIVEWTGDADADLPHSVTEITKATAATDSHGHTSDHDADTDESADSDEDNAGSSTSNVLSIAAIIISVIAIVLTFIRRK
- the nadB gene encoding L-aspartate oxidase is translated as MKTDVLIIGSGIASLQLARQLASHLNVMILTKMSLVTSNSYLAQGGIAASISAKDSYEQHALDTIEAGRFHNDICAVKTVTKMAPVLLHDLAAAGCAFDQEKNGNWSLGMEGAHSENRIVHSGGDETGKKVIEFLVATMPAHVTIKEGVFVYELILSDKGSCIGAKAIMADGTKKRIIANHIIIATGGCGQIYEYTSNAATITGDGIALAYLAGANIINMEFVQFHPTLLYVDGKTVGLISEAVRGEGAVLVTDSGVPIMANIHPYKDLAPRHIVAQRIYQYWKKGESVYLDIANVENFAERFPSITAKCIQHGINLQNKKIPVAPGCHFLMGGIETDLGGKTSVDRLYAIGEAACTGLHGANRLASNSLLEGLYMGNELAKYLNETGKQKSETTQEAKPIHLQKKYKSLPSIKELQQRTMASVGIIRTEKMLQEHQLWLESYLNGEKWEVQTASSEKEERQTYFMVLTAYLVTKAALIRTESRGGHYRSDFPQEVENWRKQKVLLKMERIEGASDERNKITAAT
- a CDS encoding erythromycin esterase family protein, which translates into the protein MLIKINQHIENIQKHSTAFHGIDDLEPLIKEAAKAKYVLLGEATHGTAEFYSLRAEITKKLIQEHGFSFVAVEGDWPSCYEVNNYVQNKSPAANAKEVLAHFNRWPTWMWANQEIIPLLEWLKSFNEHKEAGKKAGFYGLDVYSLWESMEAIVHYLQETKSPHVEKALKAMECFEPYNRKAQTYGMSAALLGESCRAEILELLQSIQQANNKSGESNAEEQLSLEINALVSKNAENYYKTMITDDQESWNIRDHHMVEVLSHISSFYGSQVKGIIWEHNTHIGDARATTMEQEGLVNVGQITREKYGMDNIFSVGFGTYSGTVIAGDKWGAPYEKMTLPKAKRGSWEEMLHRAGSHDKYLIFTKENKTLFEERVGHRAVGVVYHPEYEQYGNYVPSSMSERYDSFIYVDKSTALSPLPVEIKRE
- a CDS encoding TVP38/TMEM64 family protein, which translates into the protein MIAIKKIWKLLSFVGTVVLVSFLLYELEIFHAIRNGELKEFTAYYRNNEIYALILSLIIMVIQNSFTVIPLILVITINYYAFGFFYGFMWSWISSIVAAIIVFVAVRYWLQDFVQKKAHGEALRKIENKGGQYVFYARVLPFFPTSILNILAAVTTISLKGFVAGTAAGNFLYFFVLSLIPYGFLSTDINPILIVLIILAVTVVIFFIQKQKKVKAKVTNNE